In Brevinematia bacterium, one DNA window encodes the following:
- a CDS encoding NosD domain-containing protein, with protein MRRVGLFVLLMFALMVCLSVFSLQSCTKLTDLVPDDTSPPSVSILSPTNRQVFNTNSVSIIGNTSDEGSGVREVWLRLGSSGSFGRVNGVSSWSSNLTGLSDGTNVVYVYAVDNAGNTSSTQSVSFVVVLRVYVSTNGDDSNDGILKAIPVRSIQTALTRARSYNVNEIYITTGLYTPGNGLNIGDSGVVITNDGIKLVGGWDSGFNNIVGYSELDGSYIVKHVIFATNVRDIVISNLVIKGGRANGDYPHDSGGGIYLSNVLYGLIGNVIVSDNSSVSGGGGIYLESSYSNVISGSVCSNNAEVGGGVYLNYSYNNTISCNVYGNSATSGGGICLELSFNNTVSCGVYGNDAGEGGGIYLELSFNNTISGSVYNNRADQGGGIFSKSSYNNTMVGNIYSNTANNSGGGIYLHSSYRNVIGGSVYNNSAWDGGGVYLYSSHGNTLNSSIYGNRVSAHGGGIYSELSHTNTISGSIYGNVSEYHGGGICLYSSTNISILNSYITNNGASFVNSTIHLDGNLSALVISNCFIGGNDSTTSIGIYEDQHDIVGHNLVDNKFVVNKLRYLYREFTGSRLITNDKDWTNINNPLILDSTPDSTNNVVTNM; from the coding sequence ATGAGAAGGGTTGGGTTGTTTGTATTACTAATGTTTGCTTTGATGGTGTGTCTTTCAGTTTTTTCTCTTCAGAGTTGTACTAAGTTAACAGATTTAGTTCCTGATGATACTTCTCCACCAAGTGTAAGCATATTGTCACCTACAAATAGACAAGTGTTTAATACTAATTCAGTTTCAATAATTGGTAACACTAGCGATGAAGGTAGTGGAGTTAGGGAAGTATGGTTAAGACTTGGTAGTAGTGGTAGTTTTGGTAGAGTAAACGGGGTGAGTAGTTGGAGTAGCAATCTAACAGGGTTAAGTGATGGAACGAACGTAGTATATGTATACGCTGTTGATAATGCGGGAAATACTAGTTCTACTCAAAGTGTTAGTTTTGTAGTGGTGCTAAGGGTGTATGTATCAACTAATGGGGATGATTCTAACGATGGGATATTAAAAGCTATACCTGTTAGGAGTATCCAAACTGCGCTGACTAGGGCTAGGAGTTATAATGTTAACGAGATATACATTACGACGGGTTTATACACACCAGGTAATGGTTTAAACATAGGAGACAGTGGAGTAGTGATAACGAATGATGGCATAAAGTTAGTTGGGGGGTGGGATAGTGGATTTAATAACATTGTAGGATATAGTGAGTTGGATGGCAGTTATATTGTGAAGCATGTAATTTTTGCTACTAATGTTAGGGATATAGTAATTAGTAATTTAGTGATAAAGGGAGGTAGAGCTAATGGTGATTATCCTCACGATAGTGGTGGAGGTATATACTTATCAAATGTGTTGTATGGTTTAATAGGCAATGTTATAGTTTCGGATAATTCTAGTGTAAGTGGTGGAGGTGGAATATATTTAGAGTCGTCTTATAGCAACGTCATAAGTGGTAGTGTTTGTAGCAATAATGCTGAAGTAGGAGGAGGAGTGTATTTGAATTATTCGTACAATAATACCATAAGTTGTAATGTTTATGGCAATAGTGCTACAAGTGGAGGAGGGATATGTTTAGAATTATCTTTTAACAATACTGTGAGCTGTGGTGTTTATGGCAATGATGCTGGAGAAGGAGGAGGGATATATTTAGAATTGTCCTTTAACAATACTATAAGTGGTAGTGTTTATAACAATAGAGCTGATCAAGGAGGAGGGATATTTTCAAAATCATCGTATAACAACACTATGGTTGGTAACATTTATAGCAACACTGCTAACAACAGTGGAGGAGGGATATATTTACATTCGTCATATAGAAATGTTATAGGTGGCAGTGTTTATAACAACAGTGCTTGGGATGGAGGAGGAGTTTACTTGTATTCTTCTCATGGCAATACTCTAAATAGTAGTATTTATGGCAATAGGGTTAGTGCTCATGGTGGGGGAATATATTCTGAATTGTCACATACCAATACCATAAGCGGCAGTATTTATGGTAATGTCTCTGAATATCATGGAGGTGGAATATGTTTGTATAGTTCAACAAATATCTCAATTCTCAATTCTTATATAACCAATAATGGAGCGTCATTTGTAAATTCTACAATACATCTGGATGGAAATCTTTCAGCTCTTGTCATCTCCAACTGTTTCATTGGAGGTAATGATAGTACGACATCAATAGGCATATATGAAGATCAACATGATATAGTAGGCCATAATCTAGTGGACAATAAGTTCGTAGTCAATAAGTTAAGATATTTATATCGTGAGTTTACAGGGTCAAGGCTTATAACAAACGATAAAGACTGGACGAACATAAATAATCCATTGATTTTAGATTCA